In Cicer arietinum cultivar CDC Frontier isolate Library 1 chromosome 7, Cicar.CDCFrontier_v2.0, whole genome shotgun sequence, a single window of DNA contains:
- the LOC101508921 gene encoding cullin-1-like isoform X1: MTIYNMCTQKPPHDYSQQLYDKYKESFEEYIRSTVSNACYYLDMVLPSLREKHDEFMLRELVRRWANHKIMVRWLSRFFHYLDRYFIARRLLPPLNEVGLTCFRDSVYKELNGKVRGAMISVIDQERQGEQIDRALLKNVLDIFVEIGMGQMDHYENDFEAAMLNDTSAYYCRKASNWILEDSCPGYMLQVHMLDMECFSYLNRALESSLSPIVIFATNRGICTVRRIS, translated from the exons AT GACCATTTACAATATGTGTACTCAAAAGCCTCCTCATGACTATTCCCAACAATTGTATGATAAGTACAAGGAGTCATTTGAAGAGTACATCAGATCAACAGTGAGTAATGCATGCTATTACTTAGATATG GTATTACCTTCTTTGAGAGAGAAGCATGATGAATTTATGTTGCGAGAACTTGTGAGGAGGTGGGCAAACCATAAAATTATGGTTAGATGGCTTTCTCGTTTCTTTCACTATTTGGATCGATATTTTATTGCCCGGAGGTTACTTCCACCGCTTAATGAAGTTGGGCTGACTTGCTTCCGTGATTCT GTTTACAAGGAACTAAATGGGAAAGTGAGAGGTGCAATGATTTCTGTT ATTGATCAAGAACGTCAAGGAGAGCAGATTGATCGAGCtctattaaaaaatgtattagaTATATTTGTCGAAATTGGAATGGGGCAAATGGATCACTATGAGAATGATTTTGAAGCTGCCATGCTCAACGACACGTCTGCATATTATTGTCGAAAGGCTTCAAACTGGATCCTAGAAGATTCTTGTCCTGGTTATATGCTCCAG GTGCATATGCTAGATATGGAATGTTTTTCCTATCTTAATCGTGCTTTAGAGAGCTCCCTATCTCCAATAGTAATCTTTGCCACAAATAGAGGAATATGCACCGTAAG GCGCATATCATAG
- the LOC101508921 gene encoding cullin-1-like isoform X2: protein MTIYNMCTQKPPHDYSQQLYDKYKESFEEYIRSTVLPSLREKHDEFMLRELVRRWANHKIMVRWLSRFFHYLDRYFIARRLLPPLNEVGLTCFRDSVYKELNGKVRGAMISVIDQERQGEQIDRALLKNVLDIFVEIGMGQMDHYENDFEAAMLNDTSAYYCRKASNWILEDSCPGYMLQVHMLDMECFSYLNRALESSLSPIVIFATNRGICTVRRIS from the exons AT GACCATTTACAATATGTGTACTCAAAAGCCTCCTCATGACTATTCCCAACAATTGTATGATAAGTACAAGGAGTCATTTGAAGAGTACATCAGATCAACA GTATTACCTTCTTTGAGAGAGAAGCATGATGAATTTATGTTGCGAGAACTTGTGAGGAGGTGGGCAAACCATAAAATTATGGTTAGATGGCTTTCTCGTTTCTTTCACTATTTGGATCGATATTTTATTGCCCGGAGGTTACTTCCACCGCTTAATGAAGTTGGGCTGACTTGCTTCCGTGATTCT GTTTACAAGGAACTAAATGGGAAAGTGAGAGGTGCAATGATTTCTGTT ATTGATCAAGAACGTCAAGGAGAGCAGATTGATCGAGCtctattaaaaaatgtattagaTATATTTGTCGAAATTGGAATGGGGCAAATGGATCACTATGAGAATGATTTTGAAGCTGCCATGCTCAACGACACGTCTGCATATTATTGTCGAAAGGCTTCAAACTGGATCCTAGAAGATTCTTGTCCTGGTTATATGCTCCAG GTGCATATGCTAGATATGGAATGTTTTTCCTATCTTAATCGTGCTTTAGAGAGCTCCCTATCTCCAATAGTAATCTTTGCCACAAATAGAGGAATATGCACCGTAAG GCGCATATCATAG
- the LOC101508921 gene encoding cullin-1-like isoform X5, with protein MTIYNMCTQKPPHDYSQQLYDKYKESFEEYIRSTVSNACYYLDMVYKELNGKVRGAMISVIDQERQGEQIDRALLKNVLDIFVEIGMGQMDHYENDFEAAMLNDTSAYYCRKASNWILEDSCPGYMLQVHMLDMECFSYLNRALESSLSPIVIFATNRGICTVRRIS; from the exons AT GACCATTTACAATATGTGTACTCAAAAGCCTCCTCATGACTATTCCCAACAATTGTATGATAAGTACAAGGAGTCATTTGAAGAGTACATCAGATCAACAGTGAGTAATGCATGCTATTACTTAGATATG GTTTACAAGGAACTAAATGGGAAAGTGAGAGGTGCAATGATTTCTGTT ATTGATCAAGAACGTCAAGGAGAGCAGATTGATCGAGCtctattaaaaaatgtattagaTATATTTGTCGAAATTGGAATGGGGCAAATGGATCACTATGAGAATGATTTTGAAGCTGCCATGCTCAACGACACGTCTGCATATTATTGTCGAAAGGCTTCAAACTGGATCCTAGAAGATTCTTGTCCTGGTTATATGCTCCAG GTGCATATGCTAGATATGGAATGTTTTTCCTATCTTAATCGTGCTTTAGAGAGCTCCCTATCTCCAATAGTAATCTTTGCCACAAATAGAGGAATATGCACCGTAAG GCGCATATCATAG
- the LOC101508921 gene encoding cullin-1-like isoform X4: protein MTIYNMCTQKPPHDYSQQLYDKYKESFEEYIRSTVLPSLREKHDEFMLRELVRRWANHKIMVYKELNGKVRGAMISVIDQERQGEQIDRALLKNVLDIFVEIGMGQMDHYENDFEAAMLNDTSAYYCRKASNWILEDSCPGYMLQVHMLDMECFSYLNRALESSLSPIVIFATNRGICTVRRIS from the exons AT GACCATTTACAATATGTGTACTCAAAAGCCTCCTCATGACTATTCCCAACAATTGTATGATAAGTACAAGGAGTCATTTGAAGAGTACATCAGATCAACA GTATTACCTTCTTTGAGAGAGAAGCATGATGAATTTATGTTGCGAGAACTTGTGAGGAGGTGGGCAAACCATAAAATTATG GTTTACAAGGAACTAAATGGGAAAGTGAGAGGTGCAATGATTTCTGTT ATTGATCAAGAACGTCAAGGAGAGCAGATTGATCGAGCtctattaaaaaatgtattagaTATATTTGTCGAAATTGGAATGGGGCAAATGGATCACTATGAGAATGATTTTGAAGCTGCCATGCTCAACGACACGTCTGCATATTATTGTCGAAAGGCTTCAAACTGGATCCTAGAAGATTCTTGTCCTGGTTATATGCTCCAG GTGCATATGCTAGATATGGAATGTTTTTCCTATCTTAATCGTGCTTTAGAGAGCTCCCTATCTCCAATAGTAATCTTTGCCACAAATAGAGGAATATGCACCGTAAG GCGCATATCATAG
- the LOC101508921 gene encoding cullin-1-like isoform X6 — MTIYNMCTQKPPHDYSQQLYDKYKESFEEYIRSTVYKELNGKVRGAMISVIDQERQGEQIDRALLKNVLDIFVEIGMGQMDHYENDFEAAMLNDTSAYYCRKASNWILEDSCPGYMLQVHMLDMECFSYLNRALESSLSPIVIFATNRGICTVRRIS, encoded by the exons AT GACCATTTACAATATGTGTACTCAAAAGCCTCCTCATGACTATTCCCAACAATTGTATGATAAGTACAAGGAGTCATTTGAAGAGTACATCAGATCAACA GTTTACAAGGAACTAAATGGGAAAGTGAGAGGTGCAATGATTTCTGTT ATTGATCAAGAACGTCAAGGAGAGCAGATTGATCGAGCtctattaaaaaatgtattagaTATATTTGTCGAAATTGGAATGGGGCAAATGGATCACTATGAGAATGATTTTGAAGCTGCCATGCTCAACGACACGTCTGCATATTATTGTCGAAAGGCTTCAAACTGGATCCTAGAAGATTCTTGTCCTGGTTATATGCTCCAG GTGCATATGCTAGATATGGAATGTTTTTCCTATCTTAATCGTGCTTTAGAGAGCTCCCTATCTCCAATAGTAATCTTTGCCACAAATAGAGGAATATGCACCGTAAG GCGCATATCATAG
- the LOC101508921 gene encoding cullin-1-like isoform X3 produces the protein MTIYNMCTQKPPHDYSQQLYDKYKESFEEYIRSTVSNACYYLDMVLPSLREKHDEFMLRELVRRWANHKIMVYKELNGKVRGAMISVIDQERQGEQIDRALLKNVLDIFVEIGMGQMDHYENDFEAAMLNDTSAYYCRKASNWILEDSCPGYMLQVHMLDMECFSYLNRALESSLSPIVIFATNRGICTVRRIS, from the exons AT GACCATTTACAATATGTGTACTCAAAAGCCTCCTCATGACTATTCCCAACAATTGTATGATAAGTACAAGGAGTCATTTGAAGAGTACATCAGATCAACAGTGAGTAATGCATGCTATTACTTAGATATG GTATTACCTTCTTTGAGAGAGAAGCATGATGAATTTATGTTGCGAGAACTTGTGAGGAGGTGGGCAAACCATAAAATTATG GTTTACAAGGAACTAAATGGGAAAGTGAGAGGTGCAATGATTTCTGTT ATTGATCAAGAACGTCAAGGAGAGCAGATTGATCGAGCtctattaaaaaatgtattagaTATATTTGTCGAAATTGGAATGGGGCAAATGGATCACTATGAGAATGATTTTGAAGCTGCCATGCTCAACGACACGTCTGCATATTATTGTCGAAAGGCTTCAAACTGGATCCTAGAAGATTCTTGTCCTGGTTATATGCTCCAG GTGCATATGCTAGATATGGAATGTTTTTCCTATCTTAATCGTGCTTTAGAGAGCTCCCTATCTCCAATAGTAATCTTTGCCACAAATAGAGGAATATGCACCGTAAG GCGCATATCATAG